In Amycolatopsis coloradensis, one genomic interval encodes:
- the infA gene encoding translation initiation factor IF-1, whose amino-acid sequence MGKKDGAIEVEGRVVEPLPNAMFRVELENGHKVLAHISGKMRQHYIRILPEDRVVVELSPYDLSRGRIVYRYK is encoded by the coding sequence ATGGGCAAGAAAGACGGGGCCATCGAGGTCGAAGGCCGCGTAGTCGAGCCGCTCCCCAACGCGATGTTCCGCGTCGAGTTGGAGAACGGCCACAAGGTCCTTGCACACATCAGCGGCAAGATGCGGCAGCACTACATCCGCATCCTGCCCGAGGACAGGGTTGTCGTGGAGCTCTCGCCCTACGACTTGTCACGTGGTCGCATCGTCTACCGCTACA
- the map gene encoding type I methionyl aminopeptidase, with translation MIEIKTPGELQAMRAAGLVVWRTLTAVRELAKPGVTTADLDELAEQTIRDAGAVPSFKGYHGFPASICASVNEQIVHGIPSKTQVLNDGDIISVDCGAILDGWHGDSAVTLAIGEVSKADLALSAATEAAMWAGIAAVSSGGRLTDISHAVQTAAEKAGREDGVEYGMIVEYGGHGIGRQMHMDPFLPNLGKPGKGPRLKTGMALAIEPMLTGGGGETVELEDGWTVVTADGSRASHWEHTVAITDDGPWVLTAPEDA, from the coding sequence ATGATCGAAATCAAGACCCCTGGCGAGCTTCAGGCGATGCGGGCCGCCGGCCTGGTCGTCTGGCGCACCCTCACCGCGGTGCGTGAGCTCGCCAAGCCGGGGGTGACCACCGCCGATCTCGACGAACTCGCCGAGCAGACGATCCGTGACGCGGGCGCGGTACCCTCGTTCAAGGGGTACCACGGCTTCCCGGCGTCGATCTGCGCTTCGGTGAACGAGCAGATCGTGCACGGCATCCCGTCGAAGACCCAGGTCTTGAACGACGGCGACATCATCTCGGTGGACTGCGGCGCCATCCTCGACGGCTGGCACGGCGACTCCGCGGTCACCCTCGCGATCGGCGAGGTATCGAAGGCGGATCTCGCGCTCTCGGCCGCCACCGAGGCGGCGATGTGGGCAGGGATCGCCGCGGTGTCGTCCGGTGGAAGGCTCACGGACATCTCGCACGCGGTGCAGACCGCGGCCGAGAAGGCCGGCCGGGAAGACGGCGTCGAGTACGGGATGATCGTCGAGTACGGCGGCCACGGCATCGGGCGCCAGATGCATATGGACCCGTTCCTGCCGAACCTGGGCAAACCGGGCAAGGGGCCGCGGCTCAAAACCGGCATGGCGCTCGCGATCGAGCCCATGCTGACGGGTGGCGGCGGGGAGACCGTCGAGCTCGAGGACGGCTGGACCGTCGTGACCGCCGACGGCTCGCGGGCCTCGCACTGGGAGCACACCGTCGCGATCACCGACGACGGCCCGTGGGTCCTGACCGCCCCCGAAGACGCCTGA
- a CDS encoding adenylate kinase, with translation MTRLVLVGPPGAGKGTQAVALSEKLRIPHISTGDLFRAHVGEQTPLGQEAKRYLDSGELVPDSVTNEMVRERLAEPDAKVGFLLDGFPRNTKQADVLGEILGEVDAKLNAVIQLQVSEDVVVDRLLSRGRSDDTEEVIRRRQQIYVSETAPLLEYYSDILVRVDGVGSVDEISARVLEALRDRT, from the coding sequence GTGACGCGCCTGGTTCTCGTTGGCCCTCCTGGCGCGGGCAAAGGTACTCAGGCGGTAGCACTGTCGGAGAAGCTCCGGATCCCGCACATCTCGACCGGCGATCTGTTCCGCGCCCACGTGGGCGAGCAGACGCCGCTGGGCCAGGAAGCCAAGCGCTACCTGGATTCCGGCGAACTCGTACCCGACTCGGTCACGAACGAGATGGTGCGCGAGCGCCTCGCCGAACCCGACGCCAAGGTCGGTTTCCTGCTCGACGGGTTCCCCCGGAACACGAAGCAGGCCGACGTCCTCGGTGAGATCCTCGGCGAGGTCGACGCCAAGCTCAACGCGGTCATCCAGCTCCAGGTCTCGGAAGACGTCGTCGTCGATCGGCTGCTGTCCCGCGGCCGTTCGGACGACACCGAAGAGGTCATCCGCCGCCGTCAGCAGATCTACGTGTCCGAGACCGCTCCGTTGCTCGAGTACTACTCAGACATCCTGGTCAGGGTCGACGGCGTCGGCTCGGTCGACGAGATCTCCGCCCGCGTGCTGGAAGCGCTGCGCGACCGCACGTGA
- the secY gene encoding preprotein translocase subunit SecY, with translation MLSAFRSALATPDLRKKILFTLAIVAVYRIGATIPAPGISYSAVQQCTETGSQEGVYQLLNLFSGGALLQLSLFSTGIMPYITASIIVQLLTVVIPRFEELKKEGQAGQGKLTQYTRYLTIALAILQATGVVALADRKQLFPQCDTAIIPDNSVYTLAIIVITMTAGTAVMMWLGELITERGVGNGMSVLIFLNIAARIPIEGGNILSSAGPVVFTLICVFGLVIIASVIFVEQGQRRIPVQYAKRMIGRRMYGGTSTYLPIKVNQAGVIPVIFASSLLYLPDLISRLVGDANSNAGWQVFIQNYIVNQSSWAHVLLYFALIIFFTYFYITITFNVDERAEEMKKFGGFIPGIRPGRPTAEYLSYVLGRITLPGSLYLGIIAILPNFFLSVTGSGNNQNFPFGGTAVLIMVGVGLDTVKQIESQLMQRNYEGFLK, from the coding sequence GTGCTCAGCGCCTTCCGCTCGGCTCTAGCGACGCCGGATCTACGTAAGAAGATCCTGTTCACGCTAGCCATCGTCGCGGTCTACCGAATCGGTGCCACCATCCCGGCCCCGGGCATCTCGTATTCCGCCGTGCAGCAATGCACGGAGACCGGGTCGCAGGAGGGCGTCTATCAGCTGCTGAACCTGTTCAGTGGCGGTGCACTGCTGCAGCTGTCGCTGTTCTCGACCGGCATCATGCCGTACATCACGGCGAGCATCATCGTCCAGCTTCTCACCGTGGTCATCCCGCGGTTCGAGGAACTGAAGAAAGAAGGCCAGGCCGGCCAGGGCAAGCTGACCCAGTACACCCGGTACCTGACGATCGCCCTCGCGATCCTGCAGGCGACCGGTGTGGTGGCACTCGCCGACCGCAAGCAGCTCTTCCCGCAGTGCGACACCGCGATCATCCCGGACAACAGCGTCTACACGCTGGCCATCATCGTCATCACGATGACCGCCGGTACCGCCGTCATGATGTGGCTGGGTGAGCTGATCACCGAGCGCGGCGTCGGCAACGGCATGTCCGTCCTCATCTTCCTGAACATCGCGGCCCGCATCCCGATCGAGGGTGGCAACATCCTCAGCAGCGCCGGCCCGGTGGTCTTCACCCTGATCTGTGTGTTCGGCCTGGTGATCATCGCCAGCGTCATCTTCGTCGAGCAGGGCCAGCGCCGGATCCCGGTGCAGTACGCCAAGCGCATGATCGGCCGCCGTATGTACGGCGGGACCTCGACCTACCTGCCGATCAAGGTGAACCAGGCCGGTGTCATCCCGGTCATCTTCGCCTCGTCGCTGCTCTACCTGCCGGACCTGATCAGCCGCCTCGTCGGTGACGCCAACAGCAACGCGGGCTGGCAGGTCTTCATCCAGAACTACATCGTCAACCAGTCCAGCTGGGCGCACGTCCTGCTGTACTTCGCGTTGATCATCTTCTTCACGTACTTCTACATCACGATCACGTTCAACGTGGACGAGCGTGCGGAAGAAATGAAGAAGTTCGGTGGCTTCATCCCGGGTATCCGCCCGGGCCGACCCACCGCGGAGTACCTCAGCTACGTCCTCGGCCGGATCACCCTGCCGGGCTCGCTGTACCTGGGCATCATCGCGATCCTTCCGAACTTCTTCCTGTCCGTCACCGGCAGCGGGAACAACCAGAACTTCCCGTTCGGTGGCACGGCTGTGCTGATCATGGTCGGTGTCGGTCTCGACACCGTGAAGCAGATCGAAAGCCAGCTGATGCAACGTAACTACGAAGGGTTCTTGAAGTGA
- a CDS encoding LysE family translocator — MTWAVVFFGAAVLVAFTPGANNLLGMHHGMTQGAWKGLAGLLGRLAAFTVLITAVAAGLGQLLAASELALTVIKWAGVAYLVWIGGRLLWSTFRAGGTALVQAPRGTESVPALRIARKEFVVAITNPKAILIFTAFVPQFIDAAHGSFLAQIAILGTVYLLAEFVAGATYVCAGALVKSLRLSRRATRNVDRGTGVVLLGMAGALATSGS, encoded by the coding sequence ATGACTTGGGCGGTGGTCTTTTTCGGAGCGGCGGTCCTCGTGGCTTTTACGCCAGGGGCGAACAATCTGCTCGGCATGCACCACGGCATGACACAGGGGGCCTGGAAAGGGCTCGCCGGACTGTTAGGCCGATTGGCCGCATTCACGGTGCTGATCACGGCCGTCGCCGCCGGACTTGGACAGCTCCTCGCGGCTTCGGAACTTGCACTCACAGTGATCAAATGGGCCGGCGTCGCCTACCTGGTCTGGATCGGCGGGCGCCTGCTGTGGTCGACGTTCCGTGCCGGCGGCACCGCGCTGGTCCAGGCGCCGCGAGGCACTGAATCCGTACCCGCGCTCCGGATCGCGAGGAAGGAATTCGTCGTCGCGATCACGAATCCGAAGGCGATCCTCATCTTCACGGCGTTCGTACCTCAGTTCATCGACGCAGCTCACGGCTCCTTCCTCGCCCAGATCGCGATTCTCGGCACCGTCTACCTGCTCGCCGAGTTCGTGGCAGGCGCGACCTACGTCTGTGCGGGCGCGCTCGTGAAGTCGCTCCGGTTGTCCCGCCGGGCGACTCGGAACGTCGACCGCGGCACCGGCGTCGTGCTCCTCGGCATGGCGGGCGCGCTCGCCACTTCGGGCTCCTGA
- the rplO gene encoding 50S ribosomal protein L15 codes for MTAIKIHHLRPAPGAKRDKIRVGRGEGSKGKTAGRGTKGTKARKNVPAGFEGGQMPIHMRLPKLRGFKNRFRTEYQPVNVGDIARVFPEGGKVGAEELVANGLVRKGKLVKVLGNGDVNGVKLDVTADAFSGSAKEKLSAAGGSATTL; via the coding sequence ATGACTGCCATCAAGATCCACCACCTTCGTCCGGCTCCGGGCGCGAAGCGCGACAAGATCCGCGTCGGCCGTGGTGAGGGCTCGAAGGGCAAGACCGCCGGTCGCGGTACCAAGGGCACCAAGGCCCGGAAGAACGTGCCCGCCGGTTTCGAGGGTGGGCAGATGCCCATCCACATGCGGCTGCCGAAGCTGCGCGGCTTCAAGAACCGGTTCCGCACCGAGTACCAGCCGGTGAACGTGGGCGACATCGCCCGCGTCTTCCCGGAGGGTGGCAAGGTCGGCGCCGAGGAGCTCGTCGCGAACGGTCTGGTCCGCAAGGGCAAGCTCGTGAAGGTGCTCGGCAACGGCGACGTGAACGGCGTCAAGCTGGACGTCACCGCCGACGCTTTCTCCGGCTCCGCCAAGGAGAAGCTCTCCGCTGCCGGTGGCTCCGCCACCACGCTCTGA
- the rpmD gene encoding 50S ribosomal protein L30, with the protein MTQLKVTQVKSKIGTKHAHRESLRTLGLRKIRQSVVRDDTPEVRGLIHTVRHLVEVEEVKA; encoded by the coding sequence ATGACTCAGCTCAAGGTGACCCAGGTCAAGAGCAAGATCGGCACGAAGCACGCTCACCGCGAGTCGCTGCGCACCCTCGGGCTGCGCAAGATCCGCCAGAGCGTCGTGCGTGATGACACTCCCGAGGTGCGCGGCCTTATCCACACCGTCCGCCACCTGGTGGAGGTCGAGGAGGTCAAGGCATGA
- the rpsE gene encoding 30S ribosomal protein S5 produces MPGRTRQFGGGQGGPGGQGGNDRNDRRDRRDRRDSGRGGAGQEKTPHLEKVVTINRVAKVVKGGRRFSFTALVVVGDGDGQVGVGYGKAKEVPAAIAKGVEEAKKNFFRVPRVAGTIPHPIQGEEAAGVVLLRPASAGTGVIAGGPVRAVLECAGVHDVLSKSLGSDNAINIVHATVAALKGLQRPEEVAARRGLPLEDVAPARMLRQRAGQGV; encoded by the coding sequence ATGCCGGGACGTACACGGCAATTCGGCGGTGGCCAGGGTGGACCCGGCGGGCAGGGCGGCAACGACCGCAATGACCGTCGCGACCGCCGTGACCGGCGCGACAGCGGCCGTGGCGGGGCCGGCCAGGAAAAGACCCCGCACCTCGAGAAGGTCGTGACGATCAACCGCGTCGCCAAGGTCGTCAAGGGTGGTCGTCGCTTCAGCTTCACCGCCCTGGTGGTCGTCGGTGACGGCGACGGTCAGGTCGGCGTCGGCTACGGCAAGGCCAAGGAAGTTCCCGCGGCCATCGCCAAGGGCGTCGAGGAAGCGAAGAAGAACTTCTTCCGCGTTCCCCGCGTCGCCGGCACCATCCCCCACCCGATCCAGGGTGAGGAAGCCGCCGGTGTCGTGCTGCTCCGTCCGGCTTCGGCCGGTACCGGTGTCATCGCCGGTGGCCCGGTGCGCGCGGTGCTGGAGTGCGCGGGCGTCCACGACGTGCTGTCGAAGTCGCTCGGCTCCGACAACGCGATCAACATCGTGCACGCGACCGTGGCGGCCCTGAAGGGTCTGCAGCGTCCCGAAGAGGTCGCGGCCCGCCGCGGTCTCCCGCTCGAGGACGTCGCGCCGGCTCGGATGCTGCGCCAGCGCGCGGGCCAGGGGGTCTGA
- the rplR gene encoding 50S ribosomal protein L18 — MSDTTTKRKPVGKDISTRRRVAKARRHFRLRKKINGTDQRPRLVVKRSSRHIAVQLIDDLAGKTLASASTLEADVRALEGDKKAKAAKVGELVAARAKNAGVSTVVFDRGGNAYHGRIAALADAAREAGLEF, encoded by the coding sequence ATGAGCGACACGACTACGAAGCGCAAGCCGGTCGGCAAGGACATCTCGACCCGCCGCCGCGTCGCGAAGGCCCGTCGGCACTTCCGCCTTCGCAAGAAGATCAACGGCACGGACCAGCGTCCGCGCCTGGTCGTCAAGCGTTCGTCGCGGCACATCGCCGTGCAGCTGATCGACGACCTCGCCGGCAAGACCCTGGCGTCGGCGTCCACCCTCGAGGCGGACGTCCGCGCGCTGGAAGGCGACAAGAAGGCCAAGGCCGCCAAGGTCGGGGAACTCGTCGCCGCCCGCGCCAAGAACGCCGGTGTCTCGACCGTGGTGTTCGACCGTGGTGGCAACGCCTACCACGGCCGCATCGCGGCGCTCGCCGACGCCGCGCGTGAGGCGGGGTTGGAGTTCTGA
- the rplF gene encoding 50S ribosomal protein L6 encodes MSRIGKLPVAVPSGVEVTIDGQQIKVKGPKGTLEHTIAEPITVEKAENGTLEVKRPDEERTSRALHGLTRTLVNNLVVGVTEGYEKKLEIHGVGYRVQAKGSDLEFALGYSHPVKIEAPEGITFKVETPTRFSVSGIDKQKVGQIAAVIRKLRRPDPYKGKGLRYEGEKIRRKVGKTGK; translated from the coding sequence ATGTCACGCATTGGAAAGCTGCCGGTCGCCGTCCCCTCCGGGGTCGAGGTGACCATCGACGGTCAGCAGATCAAGGTCAAGGGGCCCAAGGGCACCCTTGAGCACACCATCGCCGAGCCGATCACCGTCGAGAAGGCCGAGAACGGCACTCTCGAGGTGAAGCGACCCGACGAGGAGCGCACCAGCCGTGCCCTGCACGGTCTCACCCGGACGCTGGTCAACAACCTCGTCGTCGGTGTGACCGAGGGCTACGAGAAGAAGCTCGAGATCCACGGTGTCGGTTACCGCGTGCAGGCCAAGGGCTCGGACCTCGAGTTCGCCCTCGGCTACAGCCACCCGGTGAAGATCGAGGCCCCGGAAGGCATCACCTTCAAGGTCGAGACCCCCACCCGGTTCTCGGTCTCGGGCATCGACAAGCAGAAGGTCGGCCAGATCGCCGCGGTCATCCGCAAGCTGCGCCGCCCGGACCCGTACAAGGGCAAGGGCCTGCGCTACGAGGGTGAGAAGATCCGCCGCAAGGTCGGAAAGACGGGTAAGTGA
- the rpsH gene encoding 30S ribosomal protein S8, whose protein sequence is MTMTDPIADFLTRLRNANSAYHDEVVLPHSKIKANIAEILKREGYISGYRDEPGEKHKNLVVELKYGPNRERSIAGLRRVSKPGLRVYAKSTELPSVLGGLGVAIISTSSGLQTDRQAKRNSVGGEVLAYVW, encoded by the coding sequence ATGACGATGACCGACCCCATCGCAGACTTCTTGACCCGTCTGCGTAACGCGAACTCGGCGTACCACGACGAGGTCGTGCTTCCCCACTCGAAGATCAAGGCGAACATCGCCGAGATCCTCAAGCGCGAGGGTTACATCTCGGGCTACCGCGACGAGCCGGGCGAGAAGCACAAGAACCTCGTCGTGGAGCTGAAGTACGGCCCCAACCGTGAGCGCAGCATCGCCGGCCTCCGCCGCGTGTCCAAGCCCGGCCTGCGGGTCTACGCAAAATCGACCGAACTGCCGTCGGTTCTCGGTGGCCTCGGCGTCGCGATCATCTCGACGTCGTCCGGCCTCCAGACCGACCGTCAGGCCAAGCGAAACAGCGTGGGCGGCGAAGTCCTCGCCTACGTCTGGTAA
- a CDS encoding type Z 30S ribosomal protein S14 encodes MAKKALVHKAAKTPKFKVRGYTRCQRCGRPHSVFRKFGLCRICLREMAHAGELPGVRKSSW; translated from the coding sequence ATGGCCAAGAAAGCACTGGTCCACAAGGCCGCGAAGACGCCGAAGTTCAAGGTTCGCGGTTACACGCGTTGCCAGCGGTGCGGTCGCCCGCACTCGGTGTTCCGCAAGTTCGGGCTCTGCCGGATCTGCCTTCGCGAGATGGCACACGCGGGCGAGCTGCCCGGCGTCCGCAAGTCCAGCTGGTAA
- the rplE gene encoding 50S ribosomal protein L5, whose protein sequence is MTTAEKIAPRLKVRYREEIKGQLQQEFSFENVHQIPGVVKVVVNMGVGDAARDSKLIEGAIRDLAAITGQKPEVRKARKSIAQFKLREGQPIGARVTLRGDRMWEFLDRLLTIALPRIRDFRGLSPKQFDGNGNYTFGLNEQSMFHEIDPDAIDRPRGMDVTVVTTANTDDEGRALLRKLGFPFKEN, encoded by the coding sequence ATGACCACCGCAGAGAAGATCGCCCCGCGCCTCAAGGTGCGGTACCGCGAGGAGATCAAGGGGCAGCTCCAGCAGGAGTTCTCCTTCGAGAACGTCCACCAGATCCCGGGCGTCGTCAAGGTCGTCGTGAACATGGGTGTCGGTGACGCCGCCCGTGACAGCAAGCTGATCGAAGGCGCCATCCGCGACCTGGCCGCGATCACCGGGCAGAAGCCCGAGGTTCGCAAGGCTCGTAAGTCCATCGCGCAGTTCAAGCTGCGTGAGGGCCAGCCGATCGGCGCGCGCGTCACGCTGCGCGGCGACCGGATGTGGGAGTTCCTCGACCGGCTGCTGACCATCGCGCTGCCGCGTATCCGTGACTTCCGCGGGCTTTCGCCGAAGCAGTTCGACGGCAACGGCAACTACACGTTCGGTCTCAACGAGCAGTCCATGTTCCACGAGATCGACCCGGACGCCATCGACCGCCCGCGCGGTATGGACGTCACTGTCGTCACCACCGCCAACACCGACGACGAGGGCCGCGCGCTGCTTCGCAAGCTCGGCTTCCCGTTCAAGGAGAACTGA
- the rplX gene encoding 50S ribosomal protein L24, whose amino-acid sequence MKVKKGDTVVVIAGKDKGAKGKVIQAYPERERVLVEGVNRIKKHTRISQTQRGAQSGGIVTQEAPIHVSNVMVVDSDGKPTRVGYRIGEDGKKVRVSRRNGKDI is encoded by the coding sequence ATGAAGGTGAAGAAGGGCGACACGGTCGTCGTCATCGCCGGCAAGGACAAGGGTGCCAAGGGCAAGGTCATCCAGGCCTACCCCGAGCGCGAGCGCGTGCTGGTCGAGGGCGTGAACCGGATCAAGAAGCACACGCGGATCTCCCAGACCCAGCGCGGCGCGCAGTCCGGCGGCATCGTCACGCAGGAAGCGCCCATCCACGTCTCGAACGTGATGGTCGTCGACTCCGACGGCAAGCCGACCCGGGTGGGCTACCGCATCGGCGAGGACGGCAAGAAGGTCCGGGTCTCGCGCCGGAACGGTAAGGACATCTGA
- the rplN gene encoding 50S ribosomal protein L14, with translation MIQQESRLRVADNTGAKEILCIRVLGGSGRRYAGIGDIIVATVKDAMPAAGVKKGDVVKAVIVRTRKERRRPDGSYIRFDENAAVLIKNDNEPRGTRIFGPVGRELRDRKFMKIISLAPEVL, from the coding sequence GTGATCCAGCAGGAGTCGCGGCTTCGGGTTGCCGACAACACGGGCGCGAAGGAGATCCTTTGCATCCGCGTTCTCGGTGGCTCGGGGCGGCGCTACGCGGGCATCGGCGACATCATCGTCGCCACCGTGAAGGACGCCATGCCGGCCGCCGGCGTGAAGAAGGGTGACGTCGTCAAGGCCGTCATCGTTCGCACGCGCAAGGAGCGCCGTCGTCCGGACGGTTCTTACATCCGCTTCGACGAGAACGCTGCTGTGCTCATCAAGAACGACAATGAGCCCCGCGGCACCCGCATCTTCGGGCCGGTCGGCCGCGAGCTGCGCGACCGAAAGTTCATGAAGATCATTTCGCTCGCGCCGGAGGTGTTGTAG
- the rpsQ gene encoding 30S ribosomal protein S17: MSEQPNAEAAPRNDRKVREGYVVSDKMNKTIVVELEDRKKHRRYAKVLRSTSKVKVHDENNEAGVGDRVTLMETRPLSATKRWRLVQIVEKAK; encoded by the coding sequence ATGAGCGAGCAGCCCAACGCTGAGGCGGCCCCCCGCAACGACCGCAAGGTCCGTGAGGGTTACGTCGTCTCGGACAAGATGAACAAGACGATCGTGGTCGAGCTCGAAGACCGCAAGAAGCACCGTCGTTACGCCAAGGTTCTCCGCAGCACCAGCAAGGTCAAGGTGCACGACGAGAACAACGAGGCGGGCGTCGGCGACCGGGTCACCCTGATGGAGACCCGCCCGCTGTCGGCGACCAAGCGCTGGCGTCTGGTGCAGATCGTGGAGAAGGCCAAGTAA
- the rpmC gene encoding 50S ribosomal protein L29, whose product MAKAGAAQASELRELTAEELVLRLKEYKEELFNLRFQMATGQLDNNRRLRTVRTDIARIYTVMRERELGLSVSPDAESEGAA is encoded by the coding sequence ATGGCGAAGGCAGGTGCCGCCCAGGCATCGGAGCTGCGTGAGCTCACCGCGGAAGAGCTCGTTCTGCGTCTGAAGGAATACAAGGAGGAGCTCTTCAACCTCCGCTTCCAGATGGCGACCGGACAGCTCGACAACAACCGCCGTCTGCGCACCGTCCGCACGGACATCGCGCGGATCTACACGGTCATGCGCGAGCGTGAACTCGGCCTGTCCGTTTCCCCTGACGCCGAGAGTGAAGGTGCCGCATGA
- the rplP gene encoding 50S ribosomal protein L16 produces MLIPRRVKHRKQHSPKRHGAAKGGTKVNFGEYGIQALEHSYVTNRQIESARIAMTRHIKRGGKVWTTIYPDRPLTKKPAETRMGSGKGSPEWWIANVKPGRVMFEISFPNEETAREALRRAIHKLPMKCRIVTREGGEF; encoded by the coding sequence GTGCTCATCCCGCGCAGGGTCAAGCACCGGAAGCAGCACTCCCCGAAGCGCCACGGTGCCGCCAAGGGCGGTACGAAGGTGAACTTCGGCGAGTACGGCATCCAGGCGCTTGAGCACAGCTACGTGACCAACCGGCAGATCGAGTCCGCTCGTATCGCCATGACGCGTCACATCAAGCGTGGCGGCAAGGTGTGGACGACCATCTACCCGGACCGCCCGCTGACCAAGAAGCCGGCGGAAACCCGCATGGGTTCCGGTAAGGGTTCGCCCGAGTGGTGGATCGCCAACGTGAAGCCGGGCCGCGTGATGTTCGAGATCTCGTTCCCGAACGAGGAGACCGCCCGTGAGGCGCTCCGTCGCGCGATCCACAAGCTGCCCATGAAGTGCCGCATCGTGACCCGTGAAGGTGGTGAGTTCTGA
- the rpsC gene encoding 30S ribosomal protein S3 has translation MGQKINPHGFRLGITTDWKSRWYADKQYAEYVAEDVKIRKLLSTGMERAGISKVEIERTRDRVRVDIHTARPGIVIGRRGAEADRIRGALEKLTAKQVQLNILEVKNPEADAQLVAQGVAEQLSNRVAFRRAMRKAIQTSMRSPQVKGIRVQCGGRLGGAEMSRSEHYRDGRVPLHTLRADIDYGFFEAKTTFGRIGVKVWIYKGELVGGLKAKEARDAAAAAERAPRRDRGDRPSRPRRSGSSGTTPTSTEAGRAAAAAKSDDAAPAATEAPAAETAEKTEG, from the coding sequence GTGGGCCAGAAGATCAACCCGCACGGCTTCCGCCTGGGTATCACCACGGACTGGAAGTCGCGTTGGTACGCCGACAAGCAGTACGCGGAGTACGTGGCCGAGGACGTCAAGATCCGGAAGCTGCTGTCCACGGGCATGGAGCGCGCCGGGATCTCGAAGGTCGAGATCGAGCGCACCCGTGACCGGGTCCGCGTCGACATCCACACCGCCCGGCCGGGCATCGTCATCGGCCGTCGCGGCGCGGAGGCCGACCGCATCCGTGGCGCGCTGGAGAAGCTGACCGCCAAGCAGGTCCAGCTGAACATCCTCGAGGTCAAGAACCCCGAGGCCGACGCCCAGCTCGTCGCTCAGGGTGTCGCGGAGCAGCTGAGCAACCGTGTGGCGTTCCGCCGCGCGATGCGCAAGGCGATCCAGACCTCCATGCGTTCGCCGCAGGTCAAGGGCATCCGCGTGCAGTGCGGCGGTCGTCTCGGCGGTGCCGAGATGTCCCGCTCCGAGCACTACCGCGATGGCCGCGTCCCGCTGCACACGCTGCGTGCCGACATCGACTACGGCTTCTTCGAGGCCAAGACGACGTTCGGTCGCATCGGCGTGAAGGTGTGGATCTACAAGGGCGAGCTCGTGGGTGGCCTCAAGGCCAAGGAGGCGCGTGACGCCGCCGCGGCCGCCGAGCGTGCCCCGCGCCGTGACCGTGGTGACCGTCCGTCCCGACCGCGCCGTTCCGGCTCGTCGGGCACGACGCCGACCTCGACCGAAGCCGGCCGGGCCGCCGCCGCCGCCAAGAGCGACGACGCCGCCCCCGCGGCCACCGAGGCCCCGGCTGCTGAGACTGCAGAAAAGACGGAGGGCTGA
- the rplV gene encoding 50S ribosomal protein L22, whose amino-acid sequence MNAQNDVAEALPTAYARARFVRDSPTKVRRVIELIKGRSAADALAVLQFAPQAASEPVAKVLASAVANAENNLDLDPDTLWVKNAYADEGPTLKRIRPRAQGRAYRIRKRTSHITVEVESRPKAEAKKAQGKKKAGGR is encoded by the coding sequence ATGAACGCCCAGAACGACGTGGCCGAGGCTCTGCCGACGGCTTACGCGCGGGCTCGCTTCGTCCGGGACTCGCCTACCAAGGTGCGCCGGGTGATCGAGCTGATCAAGGGACGTAGCGCCGCCGACGCCTTGGCCGTGCTCCAGTTCGCCCCGCAGGCGGCAAGCGAGCCGGTCGCGAAGGTGCTCGCCAGCGCCGTGGCCAACGCCGAAAACAACCTCGATCTCGACCCGGACACCCTCTGGGTCAAGAACGCCTACGCCGACGAGGGCCCGACCCTCAAGCGCATCCGTCCGCGGGCCCAGGGCCGCGCGTACCGGATCCGCAAGCGGACCAGCCACATCACCGTCGAGGTGGAGTCGCGTCCGAAGGCCGAGGCCAAGAAGGCACAGGGCAAGAAGAAGGCAGGTGGCCGGTAG